The segment GAAACGCGCGTTGAACACCGCCACGCTGATGCCTTCGGCCGCCAGCCGCTCGGCGGCCTCCAGCGCCGGTGCGACGCGGCTGCCGAGCGCCACAATGGCCAGGTCGTCACCGTCGCGCAGCAGCTCGCCACGACCAATCGGCAGTGCGCGAATTTCGGCATCCAGCGGCACGCCAAGGCCGTTACCGCGCGGGTAGCGCAGCGCCACCGGCCCGGGGTGCTCCACCGCCGTGCGCAGCATGTGCCGCAGCTCGTTTTCGTCTTTGGGCGCCATCAGCGTGATGTTGGGCAGGCAGCGCAGAAAGGCGATGTCGTACAGGCCCTGGTGCGTGGCGCCATCGGCGCCGACCAGCCCGGCGCGGTCCAGCGCAAAGGTGACGTCCAGGTTCTGCAGGCACACGTCGTGCACGATCTGGTCGTAGCCCCGCTGCAGGAAGGTCGAATAGATGGCGGCGACCGGCTTCATGCCCGTCGTCGCCAGACCGGCCGCAAAGGTCACGGCGTGTTGCTCGGCGATACCGACATCGAAAAAACGCCGCGGCAACACTTTCGCAAACCCGGTCAGGCCCGTGCCGCCCGCCATGGCCGCCGTGATCGCCACGATGCGTTCATCCGCCTGCGCCAGCTCCAGCAAAGCCCCTGCAAACACCCCGGTGTAGGACGGCGCCGGCGTGGCCGGCTTGGGCATATGCCCGGTGACGGCGTCGAACGGTGTCACGCCGTGGTACTTGAGTGGATCCTTTTCGGCCGGCCCATAGCCGGCGCCCTTGCGCGTCAGGGCGTGTACCAGCACCGGCCCCTCGCCGTTGCCGAGCATGCCGCGCGCGTTGGCCAGCGTCTCCAGCAGCGCCGGCAGGTCCTGCCCGGACACCGGCCCGATGTACCGAAAACCGAAGGCCTCGAACAGCGTGCCGGGCGTCAGCAGTGCCCTGGCGGATTGCTCCGCCCGGCGCGCCAGTTGTTGCAGTGGCTGCGGCAATGGCGCCAGGATGTCCTTGGCGAATCGTCGCAGGCGCCGCGCCGACGGCGCCGACAACTTGCGCGACAGGAAAGCACCCATGGCGCCCACGTTCGGCTCTATGGACATCTCGTTGTCATTCAACACCACCAGCAGGTTCGACTGCTTCAGATGCCCGGCGTGGTTAAGGGCCTCCAGCGCCATGCCGGCGGTCAGGCCGCCGTCGCCGATCAGGGCGATGGCGCAGGCGTCCTCGCCGGCCGCCTGCAGGCCGCGTGCCATACCCAGCGCCGCCGAAATCGACGTGCCGGCGTGGCCGGCACCAAAGGCATCGAACGGCGATTCGCTGCGGCGCAGAAACTTGGCCGGGCCGTCCGCCTTGCCGATACGCGCGAAACCGGCGCGCCGCCCGGTCAGCAGCTTGTGCGCATAGCCCTGGTGGCCGACGTCCAGCACCAGCCGGTCGCGCGGCGTGTTGAACACGTAATGCAGGGCGACCAGCAGTTCCACGGTCCCCAGACTGGACGCCAGATGCCCGCCACTGACCGCCACCTGGGCCACGATTTCCTCGCGCAGGGCAGCGGCGATCTGCGCCAGCGCCGTGGCCGGCAGCGCGCGTAGGTCCGCCGGCTCATTGATGGCATCCAGTACGGTGGTATTCATGGGGAGGACTCCTGCGAGGCACATGACAGGTCGGGCGGGGACGCACGCTCGCGCAGCGCATGACGGCGTTCACAGTACGCCGCGTCCTCGACCCACAGGCGACGCGCCGCCAGGCGCATCAGGGGCTGAATCAGCCGGCCCAGGCGGCGCGCCACGGCAAAACCGGATCGCGTCGAGCTGGCAAAAATCGCTTCTGTGATCAGGCACTGGCCGGGCGACAGCGCCGTCGCATGGGTCTCTACCAGCGAGCCTTCACCCTCGCCAGCGACGATGGTCATGACGATGCTGCGCCGGTCCGGGCAATGAAAGCGCGCGTCCACCTCCACCGCCAGCCGGCCTGCGACCCGAAACGCCACCCGCACGGTGATGCTGTCCTCGGCCTGCTCGCGTACCGCGAGGCGGGCGAAGCTGTGGCCGTGAAAATGCGCCCCATGCCAGGGGTCGAGGCGGTTTTCCAACACCTCGCGCGGCGTACAGCGTGCCCGCAGGCTCATGACGGATACCAGCGCTGACGTCGGGCGCACCGGCAGCACCGGTCGGGGCAGCAGCGCCTCGCCGGGCAGCTGCACCCAGACCAGCGCGCCGTCGTCGTGGGTCTGATACAGCGCGCTGCACGGCGCCGCCGGGTCCAGACGCAGGCCATGCCAGGGACACACCAGGCCGCCGTCCACAAGCCGGCCGCGCGACCAGGCAGCGCCAAGATGCGGGCACTGATCGTCGGTCGCGTGAACGCCTGCCTGGCTGCGCCACAGCGCCAGCGACCGGCCTTCGACCTGCACCGCCAGCGGCCGTTGGCGCAGCGCCGCGGAAGCGCCCAGCACATGCCAGCCGCCACCCGGCCGATCGAGTGCCCTGGCCAGCGCTCCGGCAATCCAGCGTGGCTCGGCGGCCTGCCAGTCGGGGCGCGGGGCCGCTGGCAGCTCGCCAAGCGTCTGGCCGAACAGCCACAGCGCCTTGCCGTGTGCGTCGCGCGTGCGCAGCATCAGGCGAACCTCGACAGAAACGACATCACCCCGCGCGGCGGCCCGACCCACAGCGGTGCCGGGTCCACCTGCCGGCTGGCCAGCAACGTATTGGCGGCCAGCATGCCGCTGGCGGTAGCCCGCTCCATCAGTGCGCTGGGAAACGGCAGGCGCACAAAGTCCCCAGCCAGCACCAGCGACGGATCGGCGCTACCGACCGACGGCCGGGTGGTGGCGCTGTCGGGCGCAAAGGCCGGGCAGTCGGCGCGCAACAGAAACTGCTCGCCGAGCACCTGAGCCAACGCGGTTTCCGGATACAGCGTGTGCAGCGCAGTCAGCAAACGGCGGCGGATATCTGGCTCGTCATCACTGGCAAGCCCATAGGCGTGCAGCTCCAGCACCGCGCCGCCGTGGCGCTGCGCCCAGTCGCGGCTGGGCTCGTGAAAAACGCTGTACACGGACACGTTGTCCAGGATGTCGTAACCAGCTGTGCCGGCAAACGCCGCCCGCTGTACCGGCCGGTCCAGCCACAAACGCCACACGGCGAACGGCCGGGTGGGCTGCACCTTGTCCAGCGGCGCCAAAAGCGCCGCGCCGAGCGACGGACTGGCGTCCAGCAAGCACCGCAGGCCGGGGACGTCGAGCGCCAGCACCAGGGCATCGGCCTCGATGTCGCCCGCGGCGGTCCGAACTCCCCAGCCGGCACTCTTCCGGCTGATCGCCTGCGCCGGACAACCCAGGCGCAGGTCGACGCCAAGCGTCGTCAGGTGGCCCTCGAACGGTCGCCATAGCCACTCGCCAAACGGCCGGCGCGCGACGTCGAACACCAGCCCTTCGCGGTTACCAAAAAAGTAGTAA is part of the Immundisolibacter sp. genome and harbors:
- the dxs gene encoding 1-deoxy-D-xylulose-5-phosphate synthase, which codes for MNTTVLDAINEPADLRALPATALAQIAAALREEIVAQVAVSGGHLASSLGTVELLVALHYVFNTPRDRLVLDVGHQGYAHKLLTGRRAGFARIGKADGPAKFLRRSESPFDAFGAGHAGTSISAALGMARGLQAAGEDACAIALIGDGGLTAGMALEALNHAGHLKQSNLLVVLNDNEMSIEPNVGAMGAFLSRKLSAPSARRLRRFAKDILAPLPQPLQQLARRAEQSARALLTPGTLFEAFGFRYIGPVSGQDLPALLETLANARGMLGNGEGPVLVHALTRKGAGYGPAEKDPLKYHGVTPFDAVTGHMPKPATPAPSYTGVFAGALLELAQADERIVAITAAMAGGTGLTGFAKVLPRRFFDVGIAEQHAVTFAAGLATTGMKPVAAIYSTFLQRGYDQIVHDVCLQNLDVTFALDRAGLVGADGATHQGLYDIAFLRCLPNITLMAPKDENELRHMLRTAVEHPGPVALRYPRGNGLGVPLDAEIRALPIGRGELLRDGDDLAIVALGSRVAPALEAAERLAAEGISVAVFNARFVKPLDVVAIANLARRCGALLTVEEHALAGGFGSAVLEALAAEEISVPIRVLAVPDRLVEHGDPARQLAQFGLDAAGIAAAGQALVGGLTGRLAMPNLRAAGV
- a CDS encoding Rieske (2Fe-2S) protein — translated: MLRTRDAHGKALWLFGQTLGELPAAPRPDWQAAEPRWIAGALARALDRPGGGWHVLGASAALRQRPLAVQVEGRSLALWRSQAGVHATDDQCPHLGAAWSRGRLVDGGLVCPWHGLRLDPAAPCSALYQTHDDGALVWVQLPGEALLPRPVLPVRPTSALVSVMSLRARCTPREVLENRLDPWHGAHFHGHSFARLAVREQAEDSITVRVAFRVAGRLAVEVDARFHCPDRRSIVMTIVAGEGEGSLVETHATALSPGQCLITEAIFASSTRSGFAVARRLGRLIQPLMRLAARRLWVEDAAYCERRHALRERASPPDLSCASQESSP
- a CDS encoding FAD-dependent oxidoreductase, translated to RVDPALSGLLPLADYPILTPAGPLSFANLPANALLTLWPLMRQVGLGMTDLARVRIRNALAMLTWHPQRTPARWDGVSAEQWLRELNFPPAARMRLLDVFAHSFFNPTGELSAADLLMLFHYYFFGNREGLVFDVARRPFGEWLWRPFEGHLTTLGVDLRLGCPAQAISRKSAGWGVRTAAGDIEADALVLALDVPGLRCLLDASPSLGAALLAPLDKVQPTRPFAVWRLWLDRPVQRAAFAGTAGYDILDNVSVYSVFHEPSRDWAQRHGGAVLELHAYGLASDDEPDIRRRLLTALHTLYPETALAQVLGEQFLLRADCPAFAPDSATTRPSVGSADPSLVLAGDFVRLPFPSALMERATASGMLAANTLLASRQVDPAPLWVGPPRGVMSFLSRFA